Genomic DNA from Nymphaea colorata isolate Beijing-Zhang1983 unplaced genomic scaffold, ASM883128v2 scaffold0532, whole genome shotgun sequence:
GCCCTAGACACGTAACTGCTCAAGATATCATCTCACCACCTTCTGTAGAAATAGTTGATACTACACAGCATATAGCTGTCCTAACGGAACCGGTTGATTTGTGcattgaattaaaaattgagaGGGGTCGTGGATATTGTACGAGAACCCCAAATAACTATCAAGACGGAAGCTATCCTATAGATGCTGTATCCATGCCTGTTCGAAATGCGAATCATAGTATTCATTCTTATGGGAATGGGAATGAGAAACAAGAgatactttttcttgaaatatggACGAATGGAAGTTTAACTCCTAAGGAAGCGCTTTATGAAGCTTCTCGTAATTTGATCgatttatttattccttttttacaTGCGGAGGAACAGGACATAAATAGAAATATGGAGGACAATCAAAAAAGGGCTAGTGTGCCCTTTTTTACCTTTGATGATGGATTGGAtaatatgaaaagagaaatcatattgAAACGTATTTTTATTGATCAATTAGAATTGCCTCCTAGGACTTATAACTGTCTCAAAAGGTCTAATATACATACATTGCTGGACCTTTTGagtaaaagtcaagaagatCTTATGAGAATTGAGCATTTTCGCGTAGAAGACGTAAAACAAATATTCGACATTCTACAGAAGGGTTTCACAATCGACTTGCTTAAAAATTCAACTCAGTTTGAATCccgttgaaatttttttttcatttcgaaTGAAAGcacgaaatgaaaaaattataaatgaaagactatttattaactagaaaataatgaaataaaatttctattattttcttatctttatcttatttcttattttttataactaAACTAACTATAAAATTATACTATAATTATTCTTccta
This window encodes:
- the LOC126409546 gene encoding DNA-directed RNA polymerase subunit alpha-like is translated as MVREEVPVSTRTLQWKCVESRADSKRLYYGRFVLSPLMKGQADTIGIAMRRALLGELEGTCITRAKSDKVPHEYSTIVGIEESVHEILMNLKKIVFRSDLYGTLDASIYVRGPRHVTAQDIISPPSVEIVDTTQHIAVLTEPVDLCIELKIERGRGYCTRTPNNYQDGSYPIDAVSMPVRNANHSIHSYGNGNEKQEILFLEIWTNGSLTPKEALYEASRNLIDLFIPFLHAEEQDINRNMEDNQKRASVPFFTFDDGLDNMKREIILKRIFIDQLELPPRTYNCLKRSNIHTLLDLLSKSQEDLMRIEHFRVEDVKQIFDILQKGFTIDLLKNSTQFESR